From one Planococcus citri chromosome 3, ihPlaCitr1.1, whole genome shotgun sequence genomic stretch:
- the LOC135838944 gene encoding uncharacterized protein LOC135838944 isoform X1, with the protein MWGIKNSSKVTRFLTPETKIGRNKSNHVVLSMKCLKISRFHAVIRFIDNIPFIKDVSVAETSEWGVFINKVAILKHRWCELKLGDIVAFGAPTVEEKGCITEIVDVDPEENNQPADLSDIPTQAPAPMPVASNSQETIFDLTADEIVNEEPIPPSPAKHKDASVCILSSDEDDEVIFSSPTRLTVEFTPKEKEPKTMIDITSTMNGLLKPPVIMPPPPAPAPVTPPRPPSDCIENQLAVAVGQTESQNSSPMLYEDVKPVKSLIKQEFFEDTQELRNVLNYSMPDEIISLDSDEEDFPSSQLLNTSQVMDIPDYSSTFSLMYELKSEVPSDDEDIKFICSDAWYGPLSQTTEDVKPGLSKGSRKFDPVLENADDTSLDMEVSLDEVDESSLEKTVDASHDEIDNVGSPFVPIASSSKPLEKQRNEPRKIAVISPQPRPKKRRPGDGDEYKKKRKHSRESSDSVREQLPITERSSKTKSPSRKHSSGQSSSSSSKKEKREKIKELYKDRPAQPEKVVREHKVTPKVKKTDKNRGFFLTELDTSSSVSASSSSPSGTANKIGTEVEPSTSSKIVESKLEPGGVDKERCKSESDDNVVTKERAESVLKREIPLSLKITTVPSGNNSSKIAFSPTADMSSLKTLLPKLPIISSLKIAGKSILKKPVATKSMYQKENHHSGRSKKVKFADKIISGCKEIDVDYEVSNISQYKKYEILIRKCSIEFDQALTTVLSWNVKWLQEQQKHVEPPPLYPAVYQNNSVSDAVEKYKEELKYSMFHLIWKNIFANWNMPNNDDFPSTQVPGGRPASNCYVFEIQKCEGSSKDSQISLFTIYAKRELLFFEAPDPAICVGKLAIMNFAVIKPPSESIIKTMAFAYIQSYNRCTDEAGRVFDQVVLKIYAKPFRIVPGEVRLKVLNYARQLLKQFQALGMTRSCPIIKPMCDVNFHDYLNSTNIGESKSKPVRFARLLDPAQKKAVITSLNCFTKDSSLSIVDGPCGTGKTQVIVSTLHELFGSNENKDAKVLVITVNDKLADDLVYRMCKDTFDKNVLRFGFCGGLNNSVKHCALDSKIEEILKNEGKDLINIEDEIKILRALSNKLSTEEKLLAEGNPLAEGKKSTERKRKLEDLNGRMRQCEREIEQLGHENSKMVSHMKFQIAKGKAIDAANVVVTSFGTCWSSNFENNFVPNNSNKGDINEFKICIIDDANFLDENSMLIPQLLQVKHLILVGDRKVRSYPNGPYHKILHYFNLNNKDFITNLDEDHRMFPEVSQWVREYFNLNTDLKVPIRKRRIKLKPFLIIDHISSQVVNYQAVLCEKLAKCILDLDSEKMNFGVSVMVPTNLDKENLRSMLNTSNIQSRIRVDFFDGFSTRENDVIVLCLPASKIFDEWLYIALTRAKMTLIICGDFEAIEAAPSIVSLLNYAKKEKIYFPLKANADQISSEELKGILAL; encoded by the exons ACAGAGATTGTAGATGTCGATCCGGAG GAAAATAATCAGCCCGCCGATTTGAGTGACATTCCTACGCAAGCTCCAGCTCCGATGCCAGTTGCATCTAATTCTCAAGAAACTATTTTCGACCTCACAGCTGATGAGATAGTCAATGAAGAACCTATACCGCCTTCTCCAGCTAAGCATAAAGATGCATCTGTTTGTATTTTGTCGTCGGATGAAGACGACGAAGTGATATTTTCATCTCCTACTCGCTTGACGGTCGAATTTACTCCCAAGGAAAAAGAACCCAAAACTATGATAGACATAACATCTACCATGAATGGTTTATTAAAGCCACCCGTGATAATGCCACCGCCACCAGCTCCAGCACCGGTCACTCCTCCGAGACCACCATCCGATTGTATTGAAAATCAGTTGGCTGTCGCGGTAGGACAAACTGAATCACAGAATTCGTCACCGATGCTTTACGAAGATGTAAAACCAGTCAAATCTTTAATAAAACAAGAATTCTTCGAGGATACGCAAGAGTTACGTAATGTGTTGAATTACTCGATGCCGGATGAAATAATTTCACTGGATTCGGACGAAGAAGATTTCCCATCTTCACAACTACTAAACACTAGTCAAGTGATGGATATTCCCGATTATTCGTCGACTTTCAGTTTGATGTACGAATTAAAATCAGAAGTGCCGTCTGACGACGAAGATATAAAATTCATCTGTAGCGATGCGTGGTACGGCCCGTTATCTCAAACCACCGAAGATGTCAAGCCAGGATTGAGTAAAGGATCGCGAAAATTCGACCCGGTTTTGGAAAATGCGGATGATACTTCCTTAGATATGGAGGTATCACTCGATGAAGTTGACGAATCGTCGCTAGAGAAAACTGTCGATGCATCACACGATGAAATCGACAACGTTGGATCTCCGTTTGTTCCTATAGCATCGAGCAGCAAACCCTtagaaaaacaaagaaatgaaCCTCGTAAAATCGCAGTAATATCGCCTCAACCTAGGCCGAAGAAAAGGAGGCCCGGAGATGGTGACGAgtataaaaagaaaagaaaacacagTCGTGAATCTTCTGACTCAGTACGTGAGCAACTCCCGATAACTGAACGATCTTCCAAGACTAAATCTCCGTCAAGAAAACATAGCTCCGGCCAATCTTCGTCTTCATcgtccaaaaaagaaaagagggaaaaaattaaagaattgtaTAAAGACCGACCCGCCCAGCCAGAAAAGGTCGTCAGAGAACATAAAGTAACACCAAAAGTCAAGAAGACCGATAAAAATCGAGGATTTTTCTTAACGGAATTAGATACGAGTTCGTCTGTGTCTGCATCTTCATCTAGTCCCTCAGGAACTGCTAACAAAATTGGAACTGAAGTTGAACCGTCAACGTCGAGTAAAATTGTAGAAAGTAAACTTGAGCCTGGCGGAGTTGACAAAGAACGCTGCAAAAGTGAATCTGATGATAATGTAGTTACCAAAGAACGCGCCGAAAGCGTTCTTAAACGTGAAATTCCTCTTAGTTTAAAAATAACTACAGTTCCTTCTGGAAACAATTCTAGTAAAATTGCATTTAGTCCTACAGCAGATATGAGTTCATTAAAAACTCTGCTTCCTAAATTACCGATCATTAGTTCCTTAAAAATTGCTGGtaaatccattttgaaaaagccAGTGGCAACAAAATCAATGTACCAAAAAGAAAATCATCATTCTGGCCGgtcgaaaaaagtgaaatttgccGATAAAATTATTAGCGGTTGCAAGGAAATAGACGTCGATTACGAAGTATCAAATATATCGCAGTACAAGAAATATGAAATCTTGATTCGTAAATGTTCCATTGAATTTGACCAAGCCCTCACAACGGTACTAAGTTGGAATGTGAAATGGCTGCAG GAGCAACAAAAACACGTGGAACCGCCTCCACTGTATCCAGCCGTGTATCAGAATAATAGCGTTTCGGATGCTGTTGAGAAGTACAAGGAGGAACTTAAATATTCAATGTTCCATTTGATTTGGAAAAACATATTTGCCAATTGGAACATGCCAAATAATGATGATTTCCCTTCAACTCAAGTTCCTGGGGGCAGACCAGCTTC GAATTGTTACGTTTTCGAGATACAGAAATGTGAGGGATCTTCAAAAGATTCGCAGATTTCACTTTTTACGATATACGCGAAAA GGGAACTTCTTTTTTTCGAAGCACCTGATCCGGCAATTTGTGTTGGAAAATTGGCTATAATGAATTTCGCAGTCATAAAACCGCCATCAGAAAGCATTATAAAAACAATGGCGTTCGCATACATTCAATCATATAATAGGTGCACCGACGAAG cAGGTCGCGTTTTCGATCAggttgttttgaaaatctacgCTAAACCGTTCCGTATTGTTCCCGGGGAAGTGAGATTGAAA GTATTGAATTACGCTAGGCAGCTACTGAAGCAGTTCCAAGCTCTCGGCATGACTAGGAGTTGTCCAATTATCAAACCGATGTGTGATGTAAATTTTCACGATTACTTAAATTCAACGAACATCGGAGAAAGTAAATCAAAACCAGTGAGATTCGCGCGTCTTTTGGATCCGGCACAAAAAAAAGCTGTCATCACATCGTTAAATTGTTTCACTAAAGATTCTTCACTTAGCATTGTCGATGGTCCTTGCG GTACTGGTAAAACACAAGTTATTGTTAGTACACTACACGAATTGTTTGGTTCTAATGAAAACAAAGATGCGAAAGTGTTAGTGATAACAGTAAACGATAAATTAGCTGATGATTTAGTTTATCGAATGTGTAAAG ATACTTTCGATAAAAACGTTTTACGATTTGGTTTTTGCGGCGGCCTAAATAACAGCGTAAAGCACTGTGCTTTGGATTCGAAAATAGAAGAAATCCTGAAAAACGAAGGGAAAGATCTAATCAACATCGAAGACGAA aTAAAAATACTTAGAGCCCTTAGCAATAAGCTGTCAACAGAAGAAAAACTGTTAGCCGAAGGCAACCCGTTAGCAGAAGGAAAAAAGTCGACGGAAAGAAAACGCAAGCTTGAAGATTTGAACGGAAGAATGCGACAATGCGAAAGAGAAATTGAGCAATTG ggccatgaaaattcgaaaatggtgagtcacatgaaatttcaaatcgctaaAGGTAAGGCGATAGATGCGGCCAATGTCGTCGTAACATCTTTTGGAACCTGCTGGTCttcaaacttcgaaaataattttgtaccGAATAA TTCGAACAAAGGTGATATTAATGAATTTAAGATTTGCATTATCGACGATGCAAATTTTCTCGATGAAAATTCAATGCTGATACCACAATTGCTGCAAGTGAAACATTTAATTTTGGTTGGTGATAGGAAAGTTCGATCTTATCCG AATGGGCCGTACCACAAAATCCtgcattatttcaatttaaataataagGATTTTATTACAAATTTGGACGAAGATCATCGGATGTTCCCGGAGGTGTCGCAGTGGGTTCGGGAATACTTTAATTTGAATACAGATTTAAAAGTACCGATAAGAAAAAGGAGAATCAAGTTGAAACCTTTTTTGATCATTGATCATAT TTCCAGCCAAGTAGTCAATTATCAAGCAGTTTTGTGTGAGAAATTGGCGAAATGTATTTTAGATCtggattctgaaaaaatgaatttcggcgtGAGCGTGATGGTCCCCACAAACTTGGATAAAGAAAACCTACGTTCGATGTTGAATACAAG TAATATCCAAAGTCGAATAcgagtcgattttttcgatGGATTTTCTACTCGGGAAAATGACGTCATAGTGTTATGTCTCCCGGCTTCGAAAATATTTGACGAATGGTTGTACATCGCACTGACGAGAGCAAAAATGACGCTCATTATTTGCGGCGATTTTGAAGCAATTGAA GCTGCGCCATCGATCGTTTCACTAttaaattatgccaaaaaagaaaagatttaTTTTCCGCTGAAAGCGAATGCGGATCAGATTTCTTCGGAAGAGTTGAAAGGTATTTTGGCTTTATGA
- the LOC135838944 gene encoding uncharacterized protein LOC135838944 isoform X3 has protein sequence MWGIKNSSKVTRFLTPETKIGRNKSNHVVLSMKCLKISRFHAVIRFIDNIPFIKDTSEWGVFINKVAILKHRWCELKLGDIVAFGAPTVEEKGCITEIVDVDPEENNQPADLSDIPTQAPAPMPVASNSQETIFDLTADEIVNEEPIPPSPAKHKDASVCILSSDEDDEVIFSSPTRLTVEFTPKEKEPKTMIDITSTMNGLLKPPVIMPPPPAPAPVTPPRPPSDCIENQLAVAVGQTESQNSSPMLYEDVKPVKSLIKQEFFEDTQELRNVLNYSMPDEIISLDSDEEDFPSSQLLNTSQVMDIPDYSSTFSLMYELKSEVPSDDEDIKFICSDAWYGPLSQTTEDVKPGLSKGSRKFDPVLENADDTSLDMEVSLDEVDESSLEKTVDASHDEIDNVGSPFVPIASSSKPLEKQRNEPRKIAVISPQPRPKKRRPGDGDEYKKKRKHSRESSDSVREQLPITERSSKTKSPSRKHSSGQSSSSSSKKEKREKIKELYKDRPAQPEKVVREHKVTPKVKKTDKNRGFFLTELDTSSSVSASSSSPSGTANKIGTEVEPSTSSKIVESKLEPGGVDKERCKSESDDNVVTKERAESVLKREIPLSLKITTVPSGNNSSKIAFSPTADMSSLKTLLPKLPIISSLKIAGKSILKKPVATKSMYQKENHHSGRSKKVKFADKIISGCKEIDVDYEVSNISQYKKYEILIRKCSIEFDQALTTVLSWNVKWLQEQQKHVEPPPLYPAVYQNNSVSDAVEKYKEELKYSMFHLIWKNIFANWNMPNNDDFPSTQVPGGRPASNCYVFEIQKCEGSSKDSQISLFTIYAKRELLFFEAPDPAICVGKLAIMNFAVIKPPSESIIKTMAFAYIQSYNRCTDEAGRVFDQVVLKIYAKPFRIVPGEVRLKVLNYARQLLKQFQALGMTRSCPIIKPMCDVNFHDYLNSTNIGESKSKPVRFARLLDPAQKKAVITSLNCFTKDSSLSIVDGPCGTGKTQVIVSTLHELFGSNENKDAKVLVITVNDKLADDLVYRMCKDTFDKNVLRFGFCGGLNNSVKHCALDSKIEEILKNEGKDLINIEDEIKILRALSNKLSTEEKLLAEGNPLAEGKKSTERKRKLEDLNGRMRQCEREIEQLGHENSKMVSHMKFQIAKGKAIDAANVVVTSFGTCWSSNFENNFVPNNSNKGDINEFKICIIDDANFLDENSMLIPQLLQVKHLILVGDRKVRSYPNGPYHKILHYFNLNNKDFITNLDEDHRMFPEVSQWVREYFNLNTDLKVPIRKRRIKLKPFLIIDHISSQVVNYQAVLCEKLAKCILDLDSEKMNFGVSVMVPTNLDKENLRSMLNTSNIQSRIRVDFFDGFSTRENDVIVLCLPASKIFDEWLYIALTRAKMTLIICGDFEAIEAAPSIVSLLNYAKKEKIYFPLKANADQISSEELKGILAL, from the exons ACAGAGATTGTAGATGTCGATCCGGAG GAAAATAATCAGCCCGCCGATTTGAGTGACATTCCTACGCAAGCTCCAGCTCCGATGCCAGTTGCATCTAATTCTCAAGAAACTATTTTCGACCTCACAGCTGATGAGATAGTCAATGAAGAACCTATACCGCCTTCTCCAGCTAAGCATAAAGATGCATCTGTTTGTATTTTGTCGTCGGATGAAGACGACGAAGTGATATTTTCATCTCCTACTCGCTTGACGGTCGAATTTACTCCCAAGGAAAAAGAACCCAAAACTATGATAGACATAACATCTACCATGAATGGTTTATTAAAGCCACCCGTGATAATGCCACCGCCACCAGCTCCAGCACCGGTCACTCCTCCGAGACCACCATCCGATTGTATTGAAAATCAGTTGGCTGTCGCGGTAGGACAAACTGAATCACAGAATTCGTCACCGATGCTTTACGAAGATGTAAAACCAGTCAAATCTTTAATAAAACAAGAATTCTTCGAGGATACGCAAGAGTTACGTAATGTGTTGAATTACTCGATGCCGGATGAAATAATTTCACTGGATTCGGACGAAGAAGATTTCCCATCTTCACAACTACTAAACACTAGTCAAGTGATGGATATTCCCGATTATTCGTCGACTTTCAGTTTGATGTACGAATTAAAATCAGAAGTGCCGTCTGACGACGAAGATATAAAATTCATCTGTAGCGATGCGTGGTACGGCCCGTTATCTCAAACCACCGAAGATGTCAAGCCAGGATTGAGTAAAGGATCGCGAAAATTCGACCCGGTTTTGGAAAATGCGGATGATACTTCCTTAGATATGGAGGTATCACTCGATGAAGTTGACGAATCGTCGCTAGAGAAAACTGTCGATGCATCACACGATGAAATCGACAACGTTGGATCTCCGTTTGTTCCTATAGCATCGAGCAGCAAACCCTtagaaaaacaaagaaatgaaCCTCGTAAAATCGCAGTAATATCGCCTCAACCTAGGCCGAAGAAAAGGAGGCCCGGAGATGGTGACGAgtataaaaagaaaagaaaacacagTCGTGAATCTTCTGACTCAGTACGTGAGCAACTCCCGATAACTGAACGATCTTCCAAGACTAAATCTCCGTCAAGAAAACATAGCTCCGGCCAATCTTCGTCTTCATcgtccaaaaaagaaaagagggaaaaaattaaagaattgtaTAAAGACCGACCCGCCCAGCCAGAAAAGGTCGTCAGAGAACATAAAGTAACACCAAAAGTCAAGAAGACCGATAAAAATCGAGGATTTTTCTTAACGGAATTAGATACGAGTTCGTCTGTGTCTGCATCTTCATCTAGTCCCTCAGGAACTGCTAACAAAATTGGAACTGAAGTTGAACCGTCAACGTCGAGTAAAATTGTAGAAAGTAAACTTGAGCCTGGCGGAGTTGACAAAGAACGCTGCAAAAGTGAATCTGATGATAATGTAGTTACCAAAGAACGCGCCGAAAGCGTTCTTAAACGTGAAATTCCTCTTAGTTTAAAAATAACTACAGTTCCTTCTGGAAACAATTCTAGTAAAATTGCATTTAGTCCTACAGCAGATATGAGTTCATTAAAAACTCTGCTTCCTAAATTACCGATCATTAGTTCCTTAAAAATTGCTGGtaaatccattttgaaaaagccAGTGGCAACAAAATCAATGTACCAAAAAGAAAATCATCATTCTGGCCGgtcgaaaaaagtgaaatttgccGATAAAATTATTAGCGGTTGCAAGGAAATAGACGTCGATTACGAAGTATCAAATATATCGCAGTACAAGAAATATGAAATCTTGATTCGTAAATGTTCCATTGAATTTGACCAAGCCCTCACAACGGTACTAAGTTGGAATGTGAAATGGCTGCAG GAGCAACAAAAACACGTGGAACCGCCTCCACTGTATCCAGCCGTGTATCAGAATAATAGCGTTTCGGATGCTGTTGAGAAGTACAAGGAGGAACTTAAATATTCAATGTTCCATTTGATTTGGAAAAACATATTTGCCAATTGGAACATGCCAAATAATGATGATTTCCCTTCAACTCAAGTTCCTGGGGGCAGACCAGCTTC GAATTGTTACGTTTTCGAGATACAGAAATGTGAGGGATCTTCAAAAGATTCGCAGATTTCACTTTTTACGATATACGCGAAAA GGGAACTTCTTTTTTTCGAAGCACCTGATCCGGCAATTTGTGTTGGAAAATTGGCTATAATGAATTTCGCAGTCATAAAACCGCCATCAGAAAGCATTATAAAAACAATGGCGTTCGCATACATTCAATCATATAATAGGTGCACCGACGAAG cAGGTCGCGTTTTCGATCAggttgttttgaaaatctacgCTAAACCGTTCCGTATTGTTCCCGGGGAAGTGAGATTGAAA GTATTGAATTACGCTAGGCAGCTACTGAAGCAGTTCCAAGCTCTCGGCATGACTAGGAGTTGTCCAATTATCAAACCGATGTGTGATGTAAATTTTCACGATTACTTAAATTCAACGAACATCGGAGAAAGTAAATCAAAACCAGTGAGATTCGCGCGTCTTTTGGATCCGGCACAAAAAAAAGCTGTCATCACATCGTTAAATTGTTTCACTAAAGATTCTTCACTTAGCATTGTCGATGGTCCTTGCG GTACTGGTAAAACACAAGTTATTGTTAGTACACTACACGAATTGTTTGGTTCTAATGAAAACAAAGATGCGAAAGTGTTAGTGATAACAGTAAACGATAAATTAGCTGATGATTTAGTTTATCGAATGTGTAAAG ATACTTTCGATAAAAACGTTTTACGATTTGGTTTTTGCGGCGGCCTAAATAACAGCGTAAAGCACTGTGCTTTGGATTCGAAAATAGAAGAAATCCTGAAAAACGAAGGGAAAGATCTAATCAACATCGAAGACGAA aTAAAAATACTTAGAGCCCTTAGCAATAAGCTGTCAACAGAAGAAAAACTGTTAGCCGAAGGCAACCCGTTAGCAGAAGGAAAAAAGTCGACGGAAAGAAAACGCAAGCTTGAAGATTTGAACGGAAGAATGCGACAATGCGAAAGAGAAATTGAGCAATTG ggccatgaaaattcgaaaatggtgagtcacatgaaatttcaaatcgctaaAGGTAAGGCGATAGATGCGGCCAATGTCGTCGTAACATCTTTTGGAACCTGCTGGTCttcaaacttcgaaaataattttgtaccGAATAA TTCGAACAAAGGTGATATTAATGAATTTAAGATTTGCATTATCGACGATGCAAATTTTCTCGATGAAAATTCAATGCTGATACCACAATTGCTGCAAGTGAAACATTTAATTTTGGTTGGTGATAGGAAAGTTCGATCTTATCCG AATGGGCCGTACCACAAAATCCtgcattatttcaatttaaataataagGATTTTATTACAAATTTGGACGAAGATCATCGGATGTTCCCGGAGGTGTCGCAGTGGGTTCGGGAATACTTTAATTTGAATACAGATTTAAAAGTACCGATAAGAAAAAGGAGAATCAAGTTGAAACCTTTTTTGATCATTGATCATAT TTCCAGCCAAGTAGTCAATTATCAAGCAGTTTTGTGTGAGAAATTGGCGAAATGTATTTTAGATCtggattctgaaaaaatgaatttcggcgtGAGCGTGATGGTCCCCACAAACTTGGATAAAGAAAACCTACGTTCGATGTTGAATACAAG TAATATCCAAAGTCGAATAcgagtcgattttttcgatGGATTTTCTACTCGGGAAAATGACGTCATAGTGTTATGTCTCCCGGCTTCGAAAATATTTGACGAATGGTTGTACATCGCACTGACGAGAGCAAAAATGACGCTCATTATTTGCGGCGATTTTGAAGCAATTGAA GCTGCGCCATCGATCGTTTCACTAttaaattatgccaaaaaagaaaagatttaTTTTCCGCTGAAAGCGAATGCGGATCAGATTTCTTCGGAAGAGTTGAAAGGTATTTTGGCTTTATGA